In a single window of the Aminomonas paucivorans DSM 12260 genome:
- a CDS encoding ABC transporter ATP-binding protein, with product MNDPILELRDLSVGYRLGRGRTVPLASGLNLALAPGTLTALVGRNGAGKSTLLRTLARLLPPLEGQVLFRGRPVGTLGARDFARSVSLVLPERDAPPNLTVRDLVSLGRTPHTDWRGRLGEGDRRAVEEALTTLELEALADRRVVSLSDGERQRAFVARALAQEPELLLLDEPTAFSDLLHKAEVLRILRETCLRGATVLLILHDISVALRFAHRIWVLEEGRVEEGIPEDLLLAGTLERLFSSPRLRFDPLRGTYRVPQEEFRGAVALRGEGRAEACAALALERWKLRQDPDASLVLEARDGVFRLREGDRDLGVFGRLEDLERELRRHLPGEAPGTAEGS from the coding sequence ATGAACGACCCCATCCTGGAACTGCGGGACCTGTCCGTGGGCTACCGGCTGGGGCGGGGGCGGACCGTACCCCTGGCGTCGGGGCTCAACCTGGCCCTGGCCCCGGGGACCCTCACCGCCCTGGTGGGGCGCAACGGGGCGGGGAAGAGCACCCTGCTGCGCACCCTGGCCCGGCTGCTTCCCCCCCTGGAGGGGCAGGTGCTCTTCCGGGGGCGTCCCGTGGGGACCCTGGGAGCCCGGGACTTCGCCCGATCCGTGAGCCTGGTGCTTCCGGAGCGGGACGCCCCCCCGAACCTGACGGTGCGGGACCTGGTGTCCCTGGGGCGCACCCCCCACACGGACTGGCGGGGCCGGTTGGGGGAGGGGGACCGCCGGGCGGTGGAAGAGGCCCTGACGACCCTGGAGCTGGAGGCGCTGGCGGACCGGAGGGTGGTGTCCTTGAGCGACGGGGAGCGGCAGCGGGCCTTCGTGGCCCGGGCCCTGGCCCAGGAACCGGAGCTGCTGCTGCTGGACGAGCCCACGGCCTTCTCGGACCTGCTGCACAAGGCGGAGGTGCTGCGCATCCTTCGGGAGACCTGCCTCCGGGGGGCCACGGTCCTGCTGATCCTCCACGACATCTCCGTGGCCCTTCGGTTCGCCCACCGCATCTGGGTGCTGGAGGAAGGACGGGTGGAGGAGGGGATCCCGGAGGACCTGCTCTTAGCCGGGACCCTGGAACGGCTCTTTTCTTCTCCTCGGCTGCGCTTCGACCCCCTTCGGGGGACCTATCGGGTCCCCCAGGAGGAGTTCCGGGGGGCCGTGGCCCTGCGGGGAGAGGGGCGGGCGGAGGCCTGCGCCGCCCTGGCCCTGGAGCGGTGGAAGCTGCGGCAGGACCCGGATGCGTCCCTGGTCCTGGAGGCCCGGGACGGGGTCTTCCGGCTCCGGGAGGGGGACCGGGACCTGGGGGTCTTTGGGCGTCTGGAGGACCTGGAGCGGGAACTCCGACGGCACCTTCCGGGGGAGGCCCCGGGAACGGCGGAAGGGAGCTGA
- a CDS encoding ExbD/TolR family protein, with product MKGFSSRRASPDLDITPLIDILFMLILFFVLAATFDRGGLSVDLPRGTAQEAQNRPFTLTVTPEGTILAEGTPVAPGEAVRRAAEAAGTGRPVALAGDRKAPYGVVAELLDGLRVQGVRAVGLLTRTGKAP from the coding sequence ATGAAGGGCTTCTCCTCCCGCCGGGCCTCCCCGGACCTGGACATCACCCCCCTCATCGACATCCTCTTCATGCTGATCCTCTTCTTCGTCCTGGCGGCCACCTTCGACCGCGGGGGGCTCTCGGTGGACCTGCCCCGGGGGACGGCCCAGGAGGCCCAGAACCGTCCCTTCACCCTGACCGTGACCCCGGAGGGGACGATCCTGGCGGAAGGAACCCCGGTCGCCCCCGGGGAGGCGGTGCGCCGGGCCGCCGAGGCGGCGGGTACGGGGCGCCCCGTGGCCCTGGCGGGGGACCGAAAGGCCCCCTACGGGGTGGTGGCGGAGCTGCTGGACGGCCTCCGGGTCCAGGGAGTCCGGGCCGTGGGGCTCCTCACCCGCACCGGAAAGGCCCCCTGA
- a CDS encoding ABC transporter substrate-binding protein: MNDPQNPGRRRFRAPLLLCCLAALLAGGLPAWGAPKGEAPRHARLFSLDRKEGLTVLHNRLPWGGATEELAWVLTPDPSAPVPPALAGLPRLRCPARRIVALTIPAVSALSLLGCSDRIVGVGGKRFLYDPGKELAGVTEVGPEGGMGPDADLERIVALKPDVVLAYVYTPQERATAERLASLGVPVVFLSEYLEATPLGMAEWLVAVGALVGREAQARAFYDRTVLDYGAIRARALGAQGRPKALAGAPFQGSWYVAGRDSWLARLVGDAGGDYLWKDLPGRGSVPVEAETVFSRASKADVWVQCGLWRSLEEIRRSDPRLAQLAPFRGGRVFNNDARSRPGGGNDYYESGVWRPDRILGDLAAVLHPERFPGHRFTYYRRLPVGKP; encoded by the coding sequence ATGAACGACCCACAGAACCCGGGGCGGCGCCGATTTCGAGCCCCCCTTCTCCTGTGCTGCCTGGCGGCGCTGCTTGCGGGAGGCCTTCCCGCCTGGGGAGCCCCGAAGGGGGAGGCCCCCCGCCACGCCCGGCTCTTCTCCCTGGATCGGAAGGAGGGGCTGACGGTGCTGCACAACCGCCTCCCCTGGGGAGGGGCGACGGAAGAGCTGGCCTGGGTCCTGACCCCGGACCCCTCCGCCCCGGTTCCTCCGGCCCTGGCCGGACTCCCCCGGCTTCGGTGTCCCGCCCGGCGCATCGTGGCCCTCACCATCCCCGCGGTGAGCGCCCTCTCCCTGTTGGGTTGCTCGGACCGCATCGTGGGGGTGGGGGGCAAACGGTTCCTCTACGATCCGGGGAAGGAGCTGGCGGGGGTGACGGAGGTGGGACCCGAAGGGGGCATGGGGCCCGACGCGGACCTGGAGCGCATCGTGGCCCTGAAGCCCGACGTGGTGCTGGCCTACGTCTACACGCCCCAGGAGAGGGCCACGGCGGAGCGCCTCGCCTCCCTGGGGGTCCCGGTGGTGTTCCTCTCGGAGTACCTGGAGGCGACCCCCCTGGGGATGGCGGAATGGCTGGTGGCCGTGGGAGCCCTGGTGGGTCGGGAGGCCCAGGCCCGGGCCTTCTACGACCGCACGGTTCTGGACTACGGGGCGATCCGCGCCCGGGCCCTGGGGGCTCAAGGTCGGCCCAAGGCCCTGGCGGGAGCCCCCTTCCAGGGGAGCTGGTACGTGGCGGGACGGGACAGCTGGCTGGCCCGCCTGGTGGGGGACGCGGGGGGGGACTACCTCTGGAAGGACCTGCCCGGCCGGGGCTCCGTGCCCGTGGAGGCGGAGACGGTCTTCTCCCGGGCTTCGAAGGCGGACGTGTGGGTGCAGTGCGGTCTCTGGCGCTCCCTGGAGGAGATCCGCCGCAGCGACCCCCGGCTGGCCCAGCTGGCTCCCTTCCGGGGCGGTCGGGTCTTCAACAACGACGCCCGATCCCGGCCCGGAGGGGGCAACGACTACTACGAGAGCGGGGTCTGGCGCCCCGACCGGATCCTGGGGGACCTGGCGGCGGTGCTGCACCCGGAGCGCTTCCCGGGGCACCGGTTCACCTACTACCGCAGACTCCCGGTAGGGAAGCCTTGA
- a CDS encoding iron ABC transporter permease: MRADALPRGLWLLLLAGAALVAFGADLFLGSVSIPPERVLRALLSWGVQDPQDRIVLAFRLPRAATALLAGAALAASGLLMQTLFENPLAGSFVLGVDSGAGLGVALLLLAADSLGAGISRFLALGGVAAASWAGSLAVLLVVLLVSRRVENNTVLLILGLMFGYASGSLVTVLLHFSSGEQAHGYLAWSFGTFSGTTGAQVGVMALGILPALLAACALAKPLNALLLGERYAATMGVPVRRLRGGLIVVAALLSGSVTAFCGPVAFLGIATPHLCRALLRTEDHRVLLPACVAAGSLLALGADLASRGLGGGLPLPVNAVTSLLGAPVVVWVVLRGRGGRR; the protein is encoded by the coding sequence TTGAGGGCGGACGCCCTCCCCCGGGGCCTCTGGCTTCTGCTGCTGGCGGGGGCGGCCCTGGTCGCCTTCGGGGCGGACCTGTTCCTGGGCTCCGTCTCCATCCCGCCGGAGCGGGTGCTGCGGGCGCTCCTCTCCTGGGGGGTCCAGGACCCCCAGGACCGCATCGTCCTGGCCTTCCGCCTCCCCCGGGCGGCCACGGCCCTGCTGGCGGGGGCGGCCCTGGCCGCCTCGGGGCTGCTGATGCAGACCCTCTTCGAGAACCCCCTGGCGGGGTCCTTCGTCCTGGGGGTGGACTCCGGGGCGGGGCTGGGGGTGGCCCTGCTGCTTTTGGCGGCGGACTCCCTGGGGGCGGGGATCTCCCGCTTCCTGGCCCTGGGGGGGGTGGCGGCGGCCTCCTGGGCCGGGTCCCTGGCGGTGCTCCTGGTGGTGCTGCTGGTCTCCCGGCGGGTGGAGAACAACACGGTGCTCCTCATCCTGGGGCTCATGTTCGGCTACGCCTCCGGGTCCCTGGTGACGGTGCTGCTGCATTTCTCCTCGGGGGAGCAGGCCCACGGGTACCTGGCCTGGAGCTTCGGCACCTTCTCCGGCACCACGGGGGCCCAGGTGGGGGTGATGGCCCTGGGCATCCTCCCCGCCCTTCTGGCGGCCTGCGCCCTGGCCAAGCCCCTGAACGCCCTCCTCCTGGGGGAACGCTACGCCGCCACCATGGGGGTCCCGGTGCGCCGCCTCCGGGGGGGGCTCATCGTGGTGGCCGCCCTCCTGTCGGGGAGCGTCACCGCCTTCTGCGGTCCCGTGGCCTTCCTGGGCATCGCCACCCCCCACCTGTGCCGGGCCCTGCTGCGCACCGAGGACCACCGGGTCCTCCTGCCCGCCTGCGTCGCCGCCGGGAGCCTCCTGGCCCTGGGGGCGGACCTGGCCTCCCGGGGGCTGGGGGGCGGTCTGCCCCTGCCGGTGAACGCCGTCACCTCCCTCCTGGGGGCGCCGGTGGTGGTCTGGGTGGTGCTCCGGGGAAGGGGAGGACGACGATGA
- a CDS encoding TonB-dependent receptor plug domain-containing protein, which translates to MAFLGAPARGEDLPPVTVTDTRLEAEEGAASPGCVTILRPEEVRGEAKTVADLLEQSAGVHVVRLRGRGNYTVALVRGSTAAQVAVYLDGTLVNSAGESAVDLSTLPVESVERIEVYRGAIPARFGVSGAGAVVSILTRRPRGREGSVLVQGGSYGEWGLSGRYGNDLGDGRYLVSFGFSGSQGDFSYHNDNGTPWNPSDDYDATRQNNDWTEGNLLFRYQGDDGWRFRAEAYRRDQDLPRKASGNDRPGDPPGSNLDTRRLRLAAGKEGSWEGGSWSWDLTYGRLEKEFFDPLDPRTLPTPRSTRNQYDTDLWDLSGGTTLTPWKGHRVDLRMRLAHEALSVKGDYVDRYGLRGEYTQNATDLTAEDRIDLGGGTVLVPTLRWNRVDDESHLSGGLALEGRFSSSLGWHASWGVYHRAPNLYERYGDGALILPRPDLEWERSVQWDAGLRWSGTVAGGRTTLDVSYFQADAEDLIEFVMAGPYVGYYDNIGKSFVRGAEVEATYARDTWDAVLAYTYTDGENRTPGGNYGKPLPNRPKHAATLRVNGDLLPRLRGFLEVEYLGENWVDAGANLAYEDLTTVGLGIKWSLREGGVLTLGVRDLFDQSSDRKNLPTYGPSELAWYPDPGRTFYASYLWTF; encoded by the coding sequence TTGGCATTTCTGGGCGCCCCCGCCCGGGGGGAGGACCTGCCCCCGGTGACGGTAACGGACACCCGTCTGGAGGCGGAGGAGGGGGCCGCTTCTCCGGGGTGCGTCACCATCCTCCGGCCCGAGGAGGTCCGGGGGGAGGCCAAGACGGTGGCGGACCTGCTGGAGCAGAGCGCGGGGGTGCACGTGGTGCGCCTCCGGGGTCGGGGCAACTACACCGTGGCCCTGGTGCGGGGCAGCACCGCCGCCCAGGTGGCGGTGTACCTGGACGGGACCCTGGTGAACTCCGCCGGGGAATCGGCGGTGGACCTCTCCACCCTCCCGGTGGAGTCGGTGGAGCGCATCGAGGTGTACCGGGGGGCCATCCCCGCCCGGTTCGGCGTCTCCGGCGCGGGGGCGGTGGTCTCCATCCTCACCCGGCGTCCCCGGGGACGGGAGGGGTCCGTCCTGGTGCAGGGAGGCTCCTACGGTGAGTGGGGACTCTCGGGACGCTACGGCAACGATCTGGGGGACGGGCGCTACCTGGTCTCCTTCGGGTTCTCCGGATCCCAGGGGGATTTCTCCTACCACAACGACAACGGCACCCCCTGGAATCCCTCGGACGACTACGACGCCACCCGACAGAACAACGACTGGACGGAGGGGAACCTGCTCTTCCGCTACCAGGGGGACGACGGCTGGCGCTTCCGCGCGGAGGCCTACCGTCGGGACCAGGACCTGCCCCGCAAGGCCTCGGGGAACGACCGCCCCGGGGACCCGCCGGGGTCCAACCTGGACACGCGACGGCTGCGCCTCGCCGCGGGGAAGGAGGGAAGCTGGGAAGGGGGCTCCTGGAGCTGGGACCTGACCTACGGTCGCCTGGAGAAGGAGTTCTTCGATCCCCTGGACCCCCGGACCCTGCCCACCCCCCGGTCCACCCGCAACCAGTACGACACGGACCTGTGGGACCTCTCCGGCGGGACCACCCTGACCCCCTGGAAGGGGCACCGGGTGGACCTGCGCATGCGCCTGGCCCACGAGGCCCTCTCGGTGAAGGGGGACTACGTGGACCGCTACGGCCTGCGGGGGGAGTACACCCAGAACGCCACGGACCTCACCGCGGAGGACCGCATCGACCTGGGCGGGGGGACGGTCCTGGTCCCCACCCTGCGCTGGAACCGGGTGGACGACGAGTCCCACCTCTCCGGCGGCCTGGCCCTGGAGGGGCGCTTCTCCTCCTCCCTGGGGTGGCACGCCTCCTGGGGGGTGTACCACCGGGCGCCGAACCTCTACGAGCGCTACGGCGACGGGGCCCTCATCCTTCCCCGGCCGGACCTGGAGTGGGAGCGCTCCGTCCAGTGGGACGCGGGGCTCCGCTGGTCCGGCACGGTCGCGGGGGGCCGGACGACCCTGGACGTGTCCTACTTCCAGGCGGACGCGGAGGATCTCATCGAGTTCGTCATGGCGGGGCCCTACGTGGGGTACTACGACAACATCGGCAAGAGCTTCGTCCGGGGGGCGGAGGTGGAGGCCACCTACGCCCGGGACACCTGGGACGCCGTCCTGGCCTACACCTACACGGACGGGGAGAACCGGACCCCCGGGGGAAACTACGGGAAACCCCTGCCCAACCGGCCCAAACACGCCGCCACCCTGCGGGTCAACGGGGACCTGCTCCCCCGCCTCCGGGGTTTCCTGGAGGTGGAGTACCTGGGGGAGAACTGGGTGGACGCGGGGGCCAACCTGGCCTACGAGGACCTCACCACGGTGGGGCTGGGGATCAAGTGGAGCCTCCGGGAGGGGGGCGTCCTCACCCTGGGGGTGCGGGACCTCTTCGACCAGTCCTCGGACCGGAAGAACCTCCCCACCTACGGCCCCTCGGAGCTGGCCTGGTACCCCGACCCGGGGCGCACCTTCTACGCATCCTACCTGTGGACCTTCTGA
- a CDS encoding TonB family protein, whose protein sequence is MKPYALPLLLSLGIHALLMGALGLWRPAPLPEAPERVLVLRFAPAPPPPVAPPRRTPRAAPQAAPPEPRKAPAPAAAPKPPQALPRRAAAPVPAPVAPLRPVSRTAEPPGAGEAEEVRGDAAPASGSGTKEAPPPREEAAAPGGEGLKDAEVVDVRGVEVLRRVVPDYPPSCRRRGQEGTTVLVAQVEGGAVRSLRVERSSGFGALDEAAADALKRWRFARGVTASVRVPVIFRLQ, encoded by the coding sequence ATGAAGCCCTACGCCCTGCCCCTGCTGCTCAGCCTGGGGATCCACGCCCTCCTGATGGGGGCCCTGGGGCTGTGGCGTCCCGCCCCCCTCCCCGAGGCGCCGGAGCGGGTGCTGGTGTTGCGCTTCGCCCCGGCTCCCCCGCCCCCCGTGGCCCCCCCCCGCAGGACGCCCCGGGCCGCGCCGCAGGCAGCCCCCCCGGAGCCCCGGAAGGCACCCGCCCCGGCGGCGGCGCCCAAACCGCCCCAGGCTCTCCCCCGCCGTGCCGCCGCCCCCGTTCCGGCTCCCGTCGCCCCCCTCCGCCCCGTTTCCCGGACCGCCGAACCCCCCGGAGCGGGGGAGGCGGAGGAGGTTCGAGGGGACGCCGCCCCCGCCTCGGGCTCCGGGACGAAGGAAGCGCCCCCTCCTCGGGAAGAGGCCGCAGCTCCGGGAGGCGAAGGACTGAAGGACGCGGAGGTGGTGGACGTTCGGGGCGTGGAGGTGCTCCGTCGCGTGGTGCCGGACTACCCCCCGTCGTGCCGCAGACGGGGCCAGGAGGGCACGACGGTGCTGGTGGCCCAGGTGGAGGGGGGAGCGGTGCGCTCCCTTCGGGTGGAACGGTCCAGCGGCTTCGGGGCCCTGGACGAGGCCGCCGCGGACGCCCTGAAACGCTGGCGCTTCGCCCGGGGCGTCACCGCCTCCGTCCGGGTCCCCGTGATCTTCCGGCTTCAGTGA
- a CDS encoding Synerg-CTERM sorting domain-containing protein has product MRKGFGRVLWGAAAGIVLLAGCAFAVEADSAVYATSDFTTGRLGVAAGNALTQVGTVAGDPGVLVFRKNGAEKVLYREPVNYGAGEDTVTVFDPANWSAPEANLRMGHNICGAVASGQHLFCANYYNDGTSSFLTKHDMNDRYKLVASLDLDDKNAANGSEYVKDVALVDGALFVLVERRDGAWPPAFFPSSLVKVDPSALTVQGSAELNPNPSTMAYSSITGKFYVACVGGTRNAATLPATSIQTVVPSTLAVGTFATAENLPASDRQYAFDQIGVAGGVLFVTGYFNGPVTWPAPNPCKVYSCTLLAPAMTERGSFTGWINDAAADPEQGRFWVSHRGTGQADGALVLYGLSGSEVRRFDEAKLGGVPYAVAPLTRTGGGSGGGSGGGCSAAAFSPFALFLLLPLLALRWRR; this is encoded by the coding sequence ATGAGGAAGGGGTTTGGACGGGTTCTCTGGGGTGCCGCTGCGGGGATCGTCCTGCTGGCGGGGTGCGCCTTCGCCGTGGAGGCGGACAGCGCGGTCTACGCCACCAGCGACTTCACCACCGGGAGGCTGGGGGTGGCCGCGGGGAACGCCCTGACGCAGGTGGGCACCGTGGCGGGCGACCCGGGGGTGCTGGTCTTCCGCAAGAACGGGGCGGAGAAGGTGCTCTACCGGGAGCCGGTGAACTACGGGGCGGGGGAGGACACGGTGACGGTCTTCGACCCCGCCAACTGGTCCGCCCCGGAGGCGAACCTGCGCATGGGCCACAACATCTGCGGCGCCGTCGCCTCGGGACAGCACCTGTTCTGTGCCAACTACTACAACGACGGCACGTCCTCCTTCCTCACGAAGCACGACATGAACGACCGGTACAAGCTGGTGGCCAGTCTGGACCTGGACGACAAGAACGCCGCCAACGGGTCGGAGTACGTGAAGGACGTGGCCCTGGTGGACGGGGCCCTCTTCGTCCTGGTGGAGCGGCGGGACGGGGCCTGGCCTCCCGCCTTCTTCCCCAGCTCCCTGGTGAAGGTGGACCCCTCCGCCCTGACGGTTCAGGGAAGCGCGGAGCTGAACCCCAACCCCTCCACCATGGCCTATTCTTCCATCACAGGGAAGTTCTACGTGGCCTGCGTCGGCGGAACCCGCAACGCCGCGACCCTGCCCGCCACCTCCATCCAGACGGTGGTGCCCTCCACCTTGGCGGTGGGGACCTTCGCCACGGCGGAAAACCTACCCGCTTCGGACAGGCAGTACGCCTTCGACCAGATCGGCGTGGCGGGAGGGGTGCTCTTCGTGACGGGGTACTTCAACGGCCCCGTGACCTGGCCCGCTCCGAACCCCTGCAAGGTCTACTCCTGCACCCTTCTGGCCCCGGCCATGACGGAGCGGGGCAGCTTCACCGGCTGGATCAACGACGCCGCCGCAGACCCGGAGCAGGGACGTTTCTGGGTGTCCCACCGGGGCACCGGGCAGGCCGACGGGGCCCTGGTGCTCTACGGTCTCTCGGGATCGGAGGTGCGCCGGTTCGATGAGGCGAAGCTGGGCGGCGTGCCCTACGCCGTGGCGCCCCTGACCCGCACCGGCGGCGGAAGCGGCGGCGGGTCCGGCGGCGGCTGCTCCGCTGCGGCCTTCTCCCCCTTCGCCCTGTTCCTGCTGCTGCCCCTTCTGGCCTTGCGGTGGCGGCGCTAG
- a CDS encoding type II toxin-antitoxin system HicB family antitoxin, translated as MNENTSHYIYRVEWSQGDNEYVGLCSEFPSLSWLEKDPQKAFSGIMALVAETVEDMERNGEPIPEPLSDRVYSGKILLRTTPELHRKLAVQATEAKVSLNRYLNSHLTSVLP; from the coding sequence ATGAACGAAAACACGTCCCACTACATCTACCGGGTGGAGTGGTCCCAGGGAGACAACGAGTACGTCGGGCTCTGTTCCGAGTTCCCAAGCCTTTCTTGGCTGGAGAAGGACCCGCAGAAGGCTTTCAGCGGGATCATGGCCCTCGTCGCCGAGACGGTGGAGGACATGGAGCGCAACGGCGAGCCGATCCCCGAACCGCTATCGGATCGGGTCTATTCGGGCAAGATCCTTCTTCGGACCACTCCGGAGCTGCACCGCAAGCTGGCGGTCCAGGCGACGGAAGCCAAGGTCAGTCTCAACCGCTACCTGAATAGCCACCTGACTTCCGTTCTTCCCTGA
- a CDS encoding MotA/TolQ/ExbB proton channel family protein, which yields MGLLEIMRLGGAIMWVLLGISVAAGAVVAERLLFFRRASTDPVRLEEGIGTALWEESPEEALRLAASRDGSLHRIFAAALGHWDAPAETLKLLLEQELRREVFRWEKGLSLLSALARVAPLLGLLGTVLGMVEIFRALPSAGMASPMLVLSGGIWKALLTTVAGLVVAVPIVLAHTYLVSRILRAEEGLERGADFLLREKLLGRGARRNGA from the coding sequence GTGGGGTTGCTTGAGATCATGCGGCTCGGGGGGGCCATCATGTGGGTCCTCCTGGGAATTTCCGTGGCCGCGGGGGCGGTGGTGGCGGAACGGCTGCTCTTCTTCCGACGGGCCTCCACCGACCCGGTCCGCCTGGAGGAGGGCATCGGCACCGCCCTCTGGGAGGAAAGCCCCGAAGAGGCCCTGCGCCTGGCCGCCTCCCGGGACGGATCCCTCCATCGGATCTTCGCCGCCGCCCTGGGGCACTGGGACGCCCCGGCGGAGACCCTGAAGCTCCTCCTGGAGCAGGAGCTGCGTCGGGAGGTGTTTCGCTGGGAGAAGGGGCTTTCCCTCCTCTCCGCCCTGGCCCGGGTGGCCCCCCTGCTGGGGCTTCTGGGGACGGTGCTGGGGATGGTGGAGATCTTCCGTGCCCTCCCCTCGGCGGGGATGGCTTCCCCCATGCTGGTGCTCTCCGGGGGCATCTGGAAGGCCCTGCTCACCACCGTGGCGGGGCTGGTGGTGGCGGTGCCCATCGTCCTGGCCCACACCTACCTGGTCTCCCGCATCCTGCGGGCGGAGGAGGGGCTGGAGCGGGGGGCTGACTTCCTCCTGCGGGAGAAGCTCCTGGGCCGGGGGGCCCGAAGGAACGGGGCATGA